Genomic DNA from Peptococcaceae bacterium:
GGGGGGCCCTGCCCTGGCAGGATGCGTGCATAATAAGCCTCCACGGGCGCAGGCTTGAGGACTTGGCTGGCCTGGTGAAGACACGGCCCAAGGTGGCATTCTTTACCGACCAGGGGTTCCCGGCGGGAGAAATAGCGAGATTTCTGGTGGAGAACGGGGTCCGGGGAAAACGCGGCCTGGTGGGGGAAGACCTGTCCTATCCCACCGAAAGGGTGCTCGACTTGCCCCTGGAGAAGCTGGCAGGCCAAGCCGTTTCGAATTTGAGCGTGATGGTGGTTTATGATGATCAATAAACGTTCTTATACGGTGCCGGGGATACCGGACAGGCTTTTCCTGCGCGGAAACGTTCCCATGACCAAGGAGGAGGTCAGGGTCCTTTGCCTGTCCAAAATGGGGGTCGGCCCTGGCGGGGTTTTTCTGGACATCGGCGCCGGTACGGGCTCCATTTCCGTGGAGTGCGCGCTGCTGGCGCCTGGAGGAAAGGTCATTGCGGTGGAAAAGGAAGGGCGGGCGGTGGAACTGATCGAAAAAAACTGCGAGCGGTTCGGCGTTTCCAACGTGCGGGTCATCCAGGGGGAAGCGCCTTCCTGCCTGGAGGGGCTTCCGCCGGCGGATGGAGTTGTGATCGGCGGCAGCGGCGGAAAACTGGAAGCTATTGTGGACCGGTCCGCCGGGCTGTTGAAACCGGGTGGGCGCCTGGTGATCAACGCTGTTCTCCTGGAGACGGCGCAGGCCGGCCTAGGCTTCATGAAAAAGGCGGGTCTTACTTGGGTGGAAGTAACGTTTGCGGCGCTGGCCCGCGGGAGAGAACTTGGCGGAGGGACGGCCCTGGAACCGCTGAATCCCGTCTTTCTGGTCCGAGGCATCAAGCCCTGTGGACGAAAGGAGCGGTAAGGAATGAAAGTCTATTTTATAGGGGCGGGGCCGGGGGACCCGGAACTGTTGACTATCAAGGGCAGGAGGATCATCCAGGAAGCGGATGTCATTGTTTATGCCGGCTCGCTGGTCAACCCCGCCGTGCTGCAGGGACATAAAAAAGAGGCGGCTGTTTACGACAGTTCTTCCTTGAACCTTCCGGAGGTCCTGCAGATAATGATTGAAGGCGCGAAAGCGGGCAAAACGGTAGCCCGCGTGCATTCGGGAGACCCCAGTATATACGGCGCCGTGCGTGAACAGGTAGACGGCCTGGCCGCGCAGGGCATTGACTGCGAGGTCGTCCCCGGTGTCAGTTCTTTCACGGCTGCGGCTGCCGCCCTTAAAGCTGAATACACCCTGCCCGGTGTTTCCCAGGCGGTGATCCTCACCAGGCAGGAGGGAAGGACGCCTGTCCCGGACGGCCAGGGACTGGCCGAGTTGGCCAGGATAAGGGCTTCGCTGGCTGTTTTTTTAAGCGCGCACCTTATCGAGGAAGTGGCGGCTGCCCTTATCCCGGCATACGGCGAGGACGGCCCGGCCGCCGTGGTTCAGAAGGTGACCTGGCCGGATGAAAAGATAATCAGGGGAACGTTGAAGGACATTGCCCGCAAAGCGAGGAAAGAGGGGATTGAGAAGACGGCCCTGGTTCTGGTGGGCGGTTTCCTGGGCAACCGATACCAGTTTTCAAAATTGTACGATCCCGCTTTCAGCCACGGTTTTAGGGGCGGCCGTCCATGACGGCGGTTGTCGCCCTGACGGATAGGGCTGCTGCGCTGGCTGTGAAAATCAAAGAAAGCTGTCCCGGAACAAGCGTCTTTATTCCCCGGCGTTACGGGGAAAAATACCCCGGTCATTGTTATTTCGAGGGAGGGCCGGCATCCCTCATCCGGGAAATTTGGCGGGAATACCCCCGGCTTGTCTTCATTATGGCCGCGGGAATTGTCGTCCGCCTCGTTGCACCTCTCCTGGAGGGTAAAGACGCTGACCCGGCGGTGGTGGTCCTGGACGAGAGAGGCGAGCATGTTGTCTCCCTTCTTTCCGGCCACCTGGGCGGGGCTAATGAACTGGCCCGCGAACTGGCCGCCCTGATCGGGGCAAAGCCGGTCATCACCACGGCCACCGATGTGGAAGAGCTGCCGGCCCTGGATGAGCTGGCCCGGAAAAACGG
This window encodes:
- the cbiT gene encoding precorrin-6Y C5,15-methyltransferase (decarboxylating) subunit CbiT, with protein sequence MMINKRSYTVPGIPDRLFLRGNVPMTKEEVRVLCLSKMGVGPGGVFLDIGAGTGSISVECALLAPGGKVIAVEKEGRAVELIEKNCERFGVSNVRVIQGEAPSCLEGLPPADGVVIGGSGGKLEAIVDRSAGLLKPGGRLVINAVLLETAQAGLGFMKKAGLTWVEVTFAALARGRELGGGTALEPLNPVFLVRGIKPCGRKER
- the cobM gene encoding precorrin-4 C(11)-methyltransferase, with the translated sequence MKVYFIGAGPGDPELLTIKGRRIIQEADVIVYAGSLVNPAVLQGHKKEAAVYDSSSLNLPEVLQIMIEGAKAGKTVARVHSGDPSIYGAVREQVDGLAAQGIDCEVVPGVSSFTAAAAALKAEYTLPGVSQAVILTRQEGRTPVPDGQGLAELARIRASLAVFLSAHLIEEVAAALIPAYGEDGPAAVVQKVTWPDEKIIRGTLKDIARKARKEGIEKTALVLVGGFLGNRYQFSKLYDPAFSHGFRGGRP